TCTCGAAGAACGCCAGCGGGTACTCGCGCGGCAGGAGCAGCTCGTTCCACACCTTCGGCGGCGGGGGCATGAGGGGCGGCTGAGGGACGAACTTGTGCCACGCGTTGGGTGCGGTCCCGCCCGGCGCGCCCACGGCGCCGGCGAGGACAACGAGGAACTGGAGCGCGCGCGCCACCTGCCAGCCTCCGAGATTGCCGGCCGCCGCGTTGCGCCAGACGTGCGCGGAGACCGCGGGAGCGGCCTTGGCGATCTCGCGGGCGACCTCGGCGATCACGCCCGCGTCCACGCCCGCCTCGCGCGCGGCGAATTCCGGCGTGAACGGGGCGTAATTTTCCTTGAGGAGCGCGACGAAGGTATCGAAGCTCCGGGGCTTTTCCGGATGCTCCTCCGCGAGATATTCCTCCCAGTTCACCCAGCGGCGCAGGAAGTCGCGGTCGAAAAGATCCTCGCCGAGAAGCACGTTGCACATCGCCAGCAGGACCGCCGCCTCGCTTCCCGGCCACGGTGAAATCCAGTAGTCGGCTTTCGAGGCGGTGTTCGACAGCCGCGTGTCGATCACGCAGAGCTTCGCGCCGGCCTGCTTTCCCTCGATGATCCGCTGCGCGTGCGGATTGAAGTAGTGGCCGGCCTCGAGGTGCGAGCTGAGCAGCAGGATGAAGCGCGCGTTGGCGTGGTCCGGAGACGGGCGGTCGATGCCGGACCAGAAAGCGTAGCCGGCTCGCGCCCCCGCGGAGCAGACGTTGGTGTGGCTGTTGTGCCCGTCGATGCCCCAGGCGTGAAGGATGCGCTGGTGGTAGACGAGCTCGTGGCCGGGCCGGCCCACGTGGTACATGATCTCGTTGCGCCGTCCCTCGGTGAGCGCCTTGCGGATACGGGAGGCGAGGTCGTCCAGGACCTCGTCCCAGCTCACGCGCTCCCACTTCCCTTCGCCGCGCGGCCCCACCCTTTTCAGCGGGTACCGTATGCGCTCGGGATCGGTCACCTGGTTCAACGTCGCCGGCCCCTTGGCGCAGGCGCGTCCTCGACTCCCCGGGTGCTCGGGGTTGCCCTCGAAGCGGCGGATGCGACGGGTGTCTTTTTCGACGAACGCCAGGAGCCCGCAGGCGGCCTCGCAGTTGAAGCAAACCGTCGGGATCACGCGGTAGCGCTTTTCGACCTTCCGGGGCCAGTGCGCGGTGTCGAACTCGACCCAGTCGTCCCAGGCGGAAACCGGAGGGTGTGTCGACAGGGCGGCGGGCTCCAGGCCGGCGGCGGCAGGATTCAAGGGTTGGCGCGGGTCACTCATGATCGGATCCTTTCAGCTCAGAGGCATGGCCTGCCCCGCCTTGATCCAGAGGTGCTCGTAACTCCACACGCCGACGAGCGCGAGGACGGCGGCGACGATGTTGGGGAGCGGCGAAGCCGTGGGCCAGAGCGTGAGCGCGATCGGGAGCAACCCGCCCGCGGCCACCACGACGAGCCAGAACGGCTTCCACAGAGCACCCTTGACGAGCAGGTCGGCGGCGCGGCGTGTCCCCTCGCCCCCGTGGTCCATCAGCAGATCGACGAAGGCGATGGCGAGAGCGGCAAGCAGGGAAACCACCAGCGCGTTTCCCAGCCAGTGAAACGCGGCGCCGCCCATCAGCGGCAAGGGCACCACGAGCTGGGATGCCCCCGCCAGGATCAGCGCCGCCGAGCCCGCGACGAGCGCCTGGGCGAGCAGGTGCCAGAATTTCAGCGGGCTCTGCCAGAAATCGCGCCCGCGGGCCTGCGCGAAGAGAAAGGCGGAGTAGCAAGCGGCGGCGACGGCGAGCACGGCCGCCGGCCAGAAGACAGCGGGCGGCGCGAAGCCCCGGCGAAAGCCGTAAGCAGCCCAGACAACCGCTGCCGCTGCGTAGGCCGCAAGAACATAGCCGCCGAGCACCAGCCACGAGCTGCGGTTCGGTCGCGTGAGGATGTAGAAGAAGCGCGCCGGCTTCTTCAGATCGGCGATCAGCAACCCGAGAGTGAGCGCGAGGAAAACCAGCGCAATCCCCGGGCTCACCAGCGCAAGCACCGGTGCGTCCGGTTGCAGGCCCGCGTTGGCGAGCAGCGCCGAGACGAGCAGCACGCCGGCCGCCACCGACTTGCTCCAGAGGTAGGCCGAGATCTTGGCGCCCCACGGCGTGGCGTGGGGCACGTCATAGACCTCGCGCGAGGTCTCCACCGGGGCGGCTCCGGCACCGGCGGCCCGCAGCGCGTAGAGGTCCTCCCCCGGATTCTTTTCTCCCCAAAGATAGCCCTCCTGCGGCGCCATGCGCGACGGTTCGAGCAGATCGCCGTCGACGCCGACGTAATAGAGCTTGGGGCGCGTTCCCTTCTCGGGTTTGCGCACGGCGACCTTCTCGGTCGCGATCCGCCGGCTGATCGCGCTCGCCGGGTCGTCGAGGTCGCCGGAGAGGATCGCCTGCGTCGGGCAAACGGCCTCGCAGGCCGGCTTGTAGCCCATTTCGATGCGGGAGGCGTCGAAGTTGCATTTGGCGGCCGTGTTCCGCTCCGGGTCGATGTAGAGCGCGTCGTACGGGCAGGCCTGCATGCACGACTTGCAACCGATGCAGCGCTCTCCGTCGAAGTCGACGATTCCGTCGGGCCGCCGGAAAAGCGCAACCGTCGGGCAGATCTCGATGCAGGGGGCGTCGTCGCAGTGGTTGCAGCGCAGGACGGCGAAGTGGCGCCGGGTGTCGGGATAGCGGCCCTTTTCGACGTACTTCACCCAGGTGCGGTTGACGCCCAGGGGAATGGCGTGCTCTTCCTTGCAGGCCACCGTGCACGCGTGACAGCCGATGCAGCGATTCTGGTCGATGAGAAATCCGTAACGCATCAAGAACCTCTCGCCCCGCCCGGCGCGACGCAACGCGGGGCCGCGATCGTGAATAAAACGCCGGAGTGCTGGAGCGTTTGTTGCGGGCCCTGGAACCTCGCGCGGAGCGGCTCTGCGCGTCCGACGGTTCCGCCGAACGCCCGAGCCCGAGATCACGCCGCGCGCGTCGGGAAAGCCGGCGGAACGATCTGCTCGACCCTTCTCCCCGCCCAGTCGCGGGCGGGCCAGTTGTCCCACGCGCGCGTGGCGGCCGCCTGGGCCTCGGCGAACAACTCGTCGTCGTCGATCCGCGTCGAGCGTCCTCCCTCCACGACCACCTCGCCGTCCACCACGACCGTCTCGACGTCGGCCCCGCTGCCGTATTCGACCAGGGCGTTGATCGGGTCCCGCACCGGGCCGTAGCGCGCGCTGCGCAGGTCGACGATGACGAGGTCCGCTTTGGCCCCGGGCGCGAGGCGGCCGAGATCCTCCCGCCCCAGCGCGTCGGCCCCGCCGACGGTGGCGGCGTTGAAGACCTCGGCCGGACGGGCGGCGGCGGCGTCGCGGTCGACGAGCCGGGAGAAGAGCGACGCGTACCGCATTTCCGCTATGATGTCCAGGGGATAAGTGTCGGTACCTAGACCGAGCTTCACTCCGGCGCGAAGGTAGCGCGCGAAGGATTCCATGGCGAAGCCCATCTTCGCGCACTTGTGCGGGCAGTGGCCCACCGTCGCGCCGCTTGCGGCCAGGAGCTCAAGCTCGCTCGCCGGATAGTCCACGCGCGAGTGGCCGCCCATGAAAACCATGTGGCCGAGAATAGTCCGCGGGCCGAGAATCCCCGTCTCGCTGAGGTATTCGATCACCGGTTTGCGGTAGCGCTGCAGGATCTGCAGGAACTCGCGCAGATTTCCGCCCGCGTGGAGGTGGATCGGGACGTTCAGTTGGCGCGCCGCGGCCACGGTTTCGCGCAGGAGCGACGGCTCACAGGTCTCAGCCTGCGCCGGGTTGAGAATGCCCTGGAGCCGGCCGTTGTGCGCGCCCCGGTATTTCTGGATGAACTCGACGGCGCGCTCGAGCCCCGGCCGGCCGCGGTCCGCCCGCTCCTCGTAGTAATGGCGGCCCTCGGCGTCCGTGAAGATGTCGCTGCTCCGGTACGGCGGGCTGAAGAAGACGCGGCCCCCGAGCCGCCCGACGATGCTCGCGTAGCCTTCGAAATCGCCGGGCCCGCCGCCCGGGTCGAGCACCGTCGTGGCTCCGTTTCGGAGAGCGGTGTAGAGCGCGTACTTCCGACCGATCGCGACCGCCGCGGGAGGCGGCGGCGCGGCCTTCTCCTTCACGGGGGCGCCGAAGACGAAGTAGTTCGCGCAGAGATAGTCTTTCCGCGTGACGTCGGGAAGCAGGTAGTCCCCGACGTTGAGCTGCGAATGGACGTGGAGGTTGACGAAGCCCGGGCAGATGAGCTTCCCGGCCGCGTCGATCACGCGGTCCGCCGGCCGGGAGCGGTCGATGCCGACCGACGCGATCCTGTCTCCATCGATGTAGACCGAGCCGTTCGGGATGAGCTCGTGGCCGGCCCCCGACCAGGCGACCACGACGCCGCCGTCGATTCGTAGTGACATACCGTCTTTCCTCGAGTTGGGTTGAGAGCTTTCTTCCGGCTTACAGGGTGGGGGTGTCGTCCTGCTTCCCGTGAAGCGCGTACCAGTAAATGCTGTTCATGTAGCGCCAGCGGCGGATCGTCGCCTGCTCGACGGCCTCCAGCGCCAGCGCCTGCAACTCGCGGGTGTCGCAGTACTTCTCGACGATGGCGAAACCCTTGGCGCCGTGGATTTCGTCGGCGTGGATGTGCTCCTCGAAGAAGCGGATCTCCCGCGCGCGCGGCGCATAGCCGTAATGGCGATGCAGGGCCGGGACGAGCTTCCTGCAGATGTCGAGGAACTGCGACTCCAGGCCGATGAACATCCCGGCCACCGCGGCTTGCCAGGGCCTCTGGTAGACCATCCGCCAACCCCAGTTCTGCAGCCCTTCGGTCCCGGGCAGGACCGGCGCGGTCTCGACGCTGTCGCGCTCCAGGCCGCTCGCCGCGACGTAGTCCTTGAGCATGTCCAGATGCCGGTCCTCGGGATTCTCCTCGTCGCCGAGATTTTCGAGCAGATACGCCTTGACGTCACGGTGGGGGATCTGGGAAGCCTCGTACGCCATCCAGTTCAGATATTCGCTGACGAAATGGTAGTGCTGCTGGCAGTAAAGAGCGGTCTGCTCGCGGGTGAGCTTGCCCTGCGCCCACAGCTCGAAGAACGGATGGTTCTTGCTGTGCCTGCGGTCGCGCGTCGCGACCAGCTGATCGTGAAAACTAGCCGCCATGACTCCTTCCCTTCGCTTTTCGTGACCGCGTCATCCCTCGCCCCGTTCGAGCGTTTCCGCGACCGGCTTGAGCCGCATGTCGAGAATGGCAAGCTGCCCGGCGGCGACCGCTCTCAGCCCCCGCTCCACCGCCTTTCGAACCTCGGCCGGCTCTTCGATCGTCTCTCCATAACCGCCGAAGACGCGCGCCAGCAACGCGTAATCCGGACAGGGCGCGATGTCAAGCCCGGCGAAGCGGTTCGCCCTGACCGCCCACCCCTGCGGGTAATATTTCGGAACCCCGGTTTTCTGGGATAAATAGCCCTGGTTGTTGAACATGATGATGAGGATCGGGAGCTGGTGCTCCTGGGCCGCGCCGAGCGCCCCGGGCACCGGGTCGTAGTTGAACGCCCCGTCGCCGATCAGGCAGACCACGGTCCGTTTGGGGTTTGCCGATTTCACGCCGAGGGCGGTGGGCAGCCCGGTGCCGAGACCGCCGATGCAGCCTGCGAAAAACGACCCCGGGGCAAGCCCGTCCAGATAGCGGTGTACGGCGAGCCGGTGCGTGATCGTTTCCTCGACGACCATCGCGTCCGGAGGAAGCGCACGGCTGATCTCGTGCGCCACCCAACGCGTGTCCATCGGCTTGGCGGCGCAGAGCGCAGCCGCCTCTTCGCGCCAGCGCCGGCGCCGTGCCTCGTTGCGCTCCTTCCACGCC
The sequence above is a segment of the Candidatus Zixiibacteriota bacterium genome. Coding sequences within it:
- a CDS encoding 4Fe-4S dicluster domain-containing protein, coding for MRYGFLIDQNRCIGCHACTVACKEEHAIPLGVNRTWVKYVEKGRYPDTRRHFAVLRCNHCDDAPCIEICPTVALFRRPDGIVDFDGERCIGCKSCMQACPYDALYIDPERNTAAKCNFDASRIEMGYKPACEAVCPTQAILSGDLDDPASAISRRIATEKVAVRKPEKGTRPKLYYVGVDGDLLEPSRMAPQEGYLWGEKNPGEDLYALRAAGAGAAPVETSREVYDVPHATPWGAKISAYLWSKSVAAGVLLVSALLANAGLQPDAPVLALVSPGIALVFLALTLGLLIADLKKPARFFYILTRPNRSSWLVLGGYVLAAYAAAAVVWAAYGFRRGFAPPAVFWPAAVLAVAAACYSAFLFAQARGRDFWQSPLKFWHLLAQALVAGSAALILAGASQLVVPLPLMGGAAFHWLGNALVVSLLAALAIAFVDLLMDHGGEGTRRAADLLVKGALWKPFWLVVVAAGGLLPIALTLWPTASPLPNIVAAVLALVGVWSYEHLWIKAGQAMPLS
- a CDS encoding amidohydrolase family protein, with translation MSLRIDGGVVVAWSGAGHELIPNGSVYIDGDRIASVGIDRSRPADRVIDAAGKLICPGFVNLHVHSQLNVGDYLLPDVTRKDYLCANYFVFGAPVKEKAAPPPPAAVAIGRKYALYTALRNGATTVLDPGGGPGDFEGYASIVGRLGGRVFFSPPYRSSDIFTDAEGRHYYEERADRGRPGLERAVEFIQKYRGAHNGRLQGILNPAQAETCEPSLLRETVAAARQLNVPIHLHAGGNLREFLQILQRYRKPVIEYLSETGILGPRTILGHMVFMGGHSRVDYPASELELLAASGATVGHCPHKCAKMGFAMESFARYLRAGVKLGLGTDTYPLDIIAEMRYASLFSRLVDRDAAAARPAEVFNAATVGGADALGREDLGRLAPGAKADLVIVDLRSARYGPVRDPINALVEYGSGADVETVVVDGEVVVEGGRSTRIDDDELFAEAQAAATRAWDNWPARDWAGRRVEQIVPPAFPTRAA
- a CDS encoding iron-containing redox enzyme family protein, with the protein product MAASFHDQLVATRDRRHSKNHPFFELWAQGKLTREQTALYCQQHYHFVSEYLNWMAYEASQIPHRDVKAYLLENLGDEENPEDRHLDMLKDYVAASGLERDSVETAPVLPGTEGLQNWGWRMVYQRPWQAAVAGMFIGLESQFLDICRKLVPALHRHYGYAPRAREIRFFEEHIHADEIHGAKGFAIVEKYCDTRELQALALEAVEQATIRRWRYMNSIYWYALHGKQDDTPTL